A region of the Phaeodactylum tricornutum CCAP 1055/1 chromosome 1, whole genome shotgun sequence genome:
CCATTGGTACAGATTTGTCGGACCGGGTCTGAAACCTGAAATCTCGCAGGTACAAGATTCGTTTGGCTTCCGGAATTCCGTCGGAAGCCCTCCCTCCGGCATGCCCAAAGAGGGAGGGGGACTCGCGGCCACGGACTGGCACTCGTCTTCGATCATTCGTAGGTCCGATGTGTAAAAGACACGTGCGGAGGACTTCGAGTGTTGATGGACTGTGACAAAGTGTAACGTGTTCACAAATTCCAAACCCCAAGATttttgtcactgtcagcactCTTCTATAATATACATACATACGCATACAGCGCAAACATGACACGGCAGCTGCcgaactaactgtaaaaacaTAAAACATCACGCACAAATCCTCACCGCTTCACGTcatccccccccccctctCTAAACTTGCTGTTTCCAGTGGCTGTTTCGAGGACAACCAGTCGGTACACTCACTCACTCTAGTGATCCGTCGTCATTCGCTGCAttcgcacacacacacacacacatccaTCTCTTTTTTCTCATTCTCTTTACCGGTACACGTTGAtccaattcactgtcaatagtCGCCGTGAACTTCCCGTACCGGAAGCAGAACAAACAGTGGCCAATTAGATTCGATTCCGGACTCATGTCGAGCATCCATAGCCCTCCCTCCGTCAATGGTCGTGATCATTTTCAATATCATGCCGAAGAGtctccaccaccaccaccactgtCCGGCCTCCCGCCAACGTCACCCACCGTACGCAAAGATTACTACGCCGCCGGATCCAGCGAACTCGCGACCGAAACACCCGTCACGGTACAGCGACTCGAAGCCGTACGTACCACGCCTTTGTGTGTGATTGTGTAGGAGTTTATGTGACCATCCTCCGGTGTGAAACGAGGGTCCCACTACGCGCGTGCCTTGTGGCCTACCCAAATTTATATGACTATACTCTGACACCTATTCTTACACTTGCTTACACAAACCAAAGCGTCGCAAACTTACCAAAAATTCCACCCGTCTGGTGATTGCCTTGGTGGGTTTGCCTGCCCGGGGCAAGTCCTTTGTCGCGCGCAAGCTGCTGCACTATTTGAATTGGAGTGGCGTTCAGTGCAAAATCTTCAACGTGGGTCGGTACCGCCGCGAGGCTTACAAGCACGTGGCGGCCGCCTCGGCCGACGCCCGGGCCCAAACCGGGGCCTGCGACGCCGACTTCTTCGACGCCCAAAACGAGCGAGCGGCGGAGTTGCGCGAAAAAGTTGCCGACCTCGCTTTGCGGGACATGTTGCGCTGGTTGGACGAGAACGCGACCGACACTGACGAAGACACGGACTTGTCGGCGCCGGATATTTCGCGACACAGTTCGACGTCACAGACACCGGGAATCTTGTCGCACGGCGTGAAACTCAGTTTCAGCAATCACGAGCGCATTGCCATTTTCGACGCCACCAACTCGACGGACAAGCGGAGAAAATGGTTGTTGCAGGAGTGCACCTCTCCGGATAAACGGCCGGGAAAACCTACCGGTGTCGTCTTTGTGGAATCCATTTGCGACGATCAGGAACTGCTCGAAGAAAATTACCGGTATAAGATCAGCAACAGTCCAGACTTTGACGGCATGACGCAGCAAGAGGCCCTGAGCGATTTGCGCAAGCGGGTAACCAAGTACGAAGAACAGTACGAAACAATAACGGACGATAGCCTCTCCTACATGAAAGTCTTTAATCTGTCAACCAAACTCATGGTCAACCACATTTACGGACGCATGGCCAAGGAGCTCGTACCGGCTCTCATGTCGTGGCACATTGGTACACGTCCGGTATTTTTGTGTCGACCAGGGCAGACCATTTCGGGAATTCTCACGGACGGGGAGGACTACGTCGCGCGCAACAAGGTGGATCCCTCCGATCCACGGTTTTTGGACATGTCTAGTCGCACCAAACGCAAATCTCTCCGCGGTGACAGTCTCGGACCCAACGGACAAAAATTTCGCGAAGAACTCTTGGAGTTTTGCTACGATGAAGTGCACTCGTTTCTGTTCAAACGCGCCAGTGTACACGACATGGCGTACACCGGCACGTCCATTTCGGGATTAGACCCCGGCTCGCACGGATACCAAGCGCAGGCCAATCACGAAAACGAAGGCCCCCGGGACCCCTTCCCGATGAAGATTATTACGTCCACCATGCCCCGGGCAGCCGACACGGTAAACTGGACGGATTACGAATTCGCGATTCAACAAATGTCCAACCTGAATCCTTTGGACAAGGGAGACTTTGCCGGTATGGAACTGGACGAGATTCGTAAAAAGAATCCGTCCTGGTACGAACGGTTGGAACGGAATCCTTACCAAACACGGTACGTGTTGGACCCATGTGCACCAACGTACACTCGCACGCACACCTTTACCCACTGCCTCACTCGACGTACGTTGTGACTGACACGCCCTTGCCAACCCATTTTGTCATATTTTATATATTTCCGATTCCTTTCTGTTGCGGATGTATTGCTAGATTCCCCGGTGGTGAGAGTTACGCCGACTTGGTGAAGCGTTTGACGAGTGTCGTGATTGACGTGGAGCAGCAGGTGACCCCAACGTTAGTGGTGAGTCACGTGAGTATCCTGCAGTGTCTCATGTCGTACTTTCGCAATACGCCGGTAGAATTGTGCACCGGCATTGAAGTCCCGATGCACACGGTGGTCAAATTTACGCCGGTGCGTGGGGGCGGTTGGAGCGAAACGCACCATCCGTTGTTTGGTGCCGACGAGGAAGGCAAGGGTATGATCCCGGTCGCGTCGGAAAGCGAATTCAGTCAAGTGACGTTTAGTGGCAGTGATTCGCCGATATGGACCGATTTGGTCTCGTCCAAGAGCAGTTCGTCACTGAAACGGGAGTTGTCGGGTTCGAAACAAGGTTCTCACGCGACATCGTGAGTGTGATGCTGGATCCCAGAGTATATTGTCGGTAGCGACGCAACAAGGACGGATAGCAGTTGTGGTGTAAAAAAGTTGCAT
Encoded here:
- a CDS encoding predicted protein; protein product: VIALVGLPARGKSFVARKLLHYLNWSGVQCKIFNVGRYRREAYKHVAAASADARAQTGACDADFFDAQNERAAELREKVADLALRDMLRCFSNHERIAIFDATNSTDKRRKWLLQECTSPDKRPGKPTGVVFVESICDDQELLEENYRYKISNSPDFDGMTQQEALSDLRKRVTKYEEQYETITDDSLSYMKVFNLSTKLMVNHIYGRMAKELVPALMSWHIGTRPVFLCRPGQTISGILTDGEDYVARNKANHENEGPRDPFPMKIITSTMPRAADTVNWTDYEFAIQQMSNLNPLDKGDFAGMELDEIRKKNPSWYERLERNPYQTRYVFPGGESYADLVKRLTSVVIDVEQQVTPTLVVSHVSILQCLMSYFRNTPVELCTGIEVPMHTVVKFTP